TCAGTCCGATTTTGCTCATGACTTACTCATTTGGATGGTTAACGACCTTGATAAAAATATCTTCCATTCCCGGAAGTTCTTCTTCGAATGCAATCACTTCGTATCGTTCAATCAACATTTTAATCAATTGCTGAACGGAAATATTCTCCTCTTTTTGCAAACGCACTTCCAGATTTCCTGATCTGAGATTGGTTTGCAGAATAGTGAATGGATCTCCGGCTGACACCTCAATATTTTCTCCCCTGATAATTATGCGGAAAATATTACTGCGGAATTGATTACGGATTTCCTCCACTTTTCCCTGTAGTACCACTTTTGACCGGTCAATGAGCGTGATTTCATCGCAAAGCTCCTCCACCGAATTCATATTGTGTGTCGAAAGCATAATGGTGGCTCCGTTTTTCTTTAGCTCAAGGATTTCCCGTTTCAGTAAAGCGGCATTTACCGGGTCAAATCCACTGAACGGTTCATCAAAAATCAACAGCTTCGGCTCATGTACCACAGTGGTGACAAACTGTACCTTTTGCTGCATCCCTTTGGATAGTTCCTCCACTTTCTTGTTCCACCAACCATCGATTTCCAGCCGGTCAAACCAATACTCAATCCGTTTGCGGGCCTCTTTCTGCGACATGCCTTTCAGCTGCGCGAGATAGAGCGCCTGCTCCCCCACCTTCATCTTCTTATACAACCCTCTTTCTTCGGGTAAATAACCGATGTGACGGACATCTTCTGGAGTAATGGGTTTTCCATTGAGTAAAACCGCACCGCTATCCGGAGCAATAATCTGATTGACAATCCGAATCAACGTGGTTTTACCGGCGCCATTCGGACCCAGCAAGCCGTAGATGCAACCTTCCGGTACATCGACCGATACACAGTCGAGCGCCCGATGATTGGCATATTGTTTAATGATGTTCTGGGTTTGGAGCATGTTTTTCTGTTTTTTATTGATAAAAGAGAGGAGAATAAGTCTGACAAAGCCTGAATCAAGCCCGACATTGCCGTTGTGAAGCCCGTAAACACCAATGTGATGTCCAACAATGACAATGTTATGCCCAACAGTGGCAATGTCATGCCCAACAGTGGCAATGTCGGGCATGATTTTGGCAAATCCAGGCTTATTTTATATCGGTAAAACTACAAGGCATCCTGAATACCAGCCAGAGTCAGGTTGTAAAGTGCATCAAGGAATGCCACCTGAAAACTTCCAGGGCCGGTTGATTTAGCCAAAGCCTGCTCACCGCAAATGCCCATCACATACATGGCATTGATTGCAGCTTCAAACGAGTCAGGATTAATGGCAGCAAAAGCACCGCAAATGGCAGTAGCCGTACATCCCATACCGGTCAAGCGGGTCATCATCGGAGTTCCATTTTCAACTTTAGCCACCTGATCGCCACTAATGATGAAGTCGGTCTGGCCACTAATGACCACCACCGAACCAAACTCTTTCGAAATAGCCTGCGCCGCACCTACCGCGTCTTCAGCAGCAGCCGTACTATCCACCCCTTTCCCTCCGGATGCCGCTTTATTCAAAGCTAGAATCTCAGAACCGTTTCCGCGAATAATGGCCGGAGCCGCTTTCTGAATCAGGGTTTCACAAGCTTCGTTGCGCAATTGGGTAGCTCCGACAGCGACCGGGTCAAATACGATGGGCTTACCCAGCTCTTTGGCTTTGACCATTGCCATTTCCATGCCATCTATCCAGTGACGGCTGAGTGTACCGATATTCACCACCAGCGCACCGGCAAAGGCCACCATCTCCTCAACCTCATCCACACTATGCACCATAGCGGGTGAAGCACCAACGGCCAGAAGGGCATTGGCTGTATTGTTCATCACTACGTAGTTGGTAATATTTTGTACAAGCGGAGCGTTGGCTCTGATTTTTTTCACATCGCTCCAGATTGAATCTGCTCTTGTCATTGTTGTTTATTTTTAAATATCACAGAGGGCACTGATAATAGACCTGACAGGTTTTGAAAACCTGTCAGGTCTAACCGTATCCAAGCCTCTGCAGTTACAGAATGGTTATTTCTTAAGGACTTCTGCCAGTTTATGAATATGTGCGGGAGTAGTGCCGCAGCAACCACCAATGATATTTGCTCCCGCCTGTGCTAGTTTAGGCGCAATATTGGCCATCATCTCCGGAGATTCAGGGAAAACAGTGCAGCCATTATCGCAAACCGGCATTCCAGCATTAGCATGAATGAGCACCGGAATTACAGCATCTACCGAGCGAATCTCTTCCGTGATTTTAATCATACCCTCGATACCGTTACTGCAATTCGCACCGATGATGTGAGCACCGGCCTCTTTCAGCGCGGCAACCATTTCCGTAGGAGAAACGCCCATCATTGTACGGTATTCCCCGGTAGGTAGAAGGTCAAAGGTCATCGTGCAGATTACTTCGCAGGGGGTATTTTCACGTGCTGCTTTAATGGCTATGGAAGCTTCATCTAGAGCTGTCATTGTTTCGATAACGATGGCATCTGCTCCACCTTCATGCAACGCAACGCATTGCTCCTTAAAGGCTTCGTAGAGTTCCTCTTCGGTTACGTCACCCATGATGAGCATTTTGCCGGTCGGGCCAACTGACCCAAGCACATATTTATCGGCGCCGGCAGCTTCACGCGAAATGGCTGCTGCCTTTTTGTTAAGTTCAAATGCTTTATCGGAAAGGCCGAAGTTGGCAAGTTTGAAGCGATTTCCTCCGAAACTGTTGGTTTCGATGGTATCGGATCCGGCGGCTATGTAACTGCGGGCAATGTCAAGCACATCTTCGGTATGGTCGATGTTCCACTGTTCGGGACATTCTCCGGGTTGCATGCCTTTAGCCTGTAGGAATGTACCCCAGGCACCGTCGGAAATAAGAGTTTTTCCTTCGGATATTAATTGTACTAAGGTTGGCTTCATTGTATTATGACTTTAAATAAAAAAGACGACCTAACAAAGGTCATCTTTTATTTCAAAAACTCCAAATATTATCTGAGAACATCTACAGCATATCGGCTATCAGAGATTTAGCAAATAATTATCCACGAATAAAGTATTCCCTACTTTTTCAATCTTGAAAAAGATTCGGGCGAATTCGCAATGATTTAAACTCTGGCTTGATAAATATTCAATTCGTGGATTCGTGGCAAATAATTTATCGTTATTAAAAACTCCAGGAAACGTTTTTGTGAAATTCTTTCCCAAAAAACAATTAAACACATTACAGATTCAAGACTTTCTTCAGTGCCTTGTAGCCTGTCGCACTGACTTTGATATATTCACGATTAGAGAGCAGTAATGTCCAACTGTCTTTTTCGTAGAGTTCCATCCCCTTGATATGCTCCACGTTAACGATGTAGGAACGATGCACACGTACGAATTGACGTTCATCCAGATGGCTTTCGAAGAACTTCATCGTCTTCTCTTTCAGGAAGCGACCTTCAGCGGTATGTATCAGCACATAATCACCATCCGACTCAAAATAGAGGACATCATTTACCGGAATGATGCGGATTTTTTGTCCGCTTCGCACTGCCACTCGTTGCAACTTTTCTTCCTGAAGAGGTCCATTTTCCAAAAGCTTATTTACCGGAGATTCTTCTGCCGGAGCATTTGATGTCAGGCGAAGACGGGCTTTGTCCAGTGCCACATCCAACCGGTCGCGCAAGAATGGCTTCATCAGGTAATCGCAGGCATTGGCCTCGAAAGCTTTGATGGCATATTCGTCAAAAGCGGTTGTAAAAATCACAGCCGGTGGATTTTCCAGCAGCTCCAGCAATTCGAAACCGGAAAGCTTGGGCATCCGGATATCAAGCAACATCAATTCGGGCTGTAACTCTTTGACCAGCCGGAAAGCTTCGAATCCGTCGGCCGCCTCTCCAATGACTTCAATATCGGAATGAGATGAGAGATAATGTTTCAACAACGCCCTAGCCGGCGCTTCATCATCGACTATCAATGTTCTGATGGGCATATTCGGGGAATTAATAAGGTTGCGGTAAATAGTTGTTCTTTTTTCTCGGTTTCAAGGGAGGCTGTTTCGCCGTATATGAGTCGCAAGCGTTGACGGACATTATTCAGCCCCAGTCCGTTTCCTTTCTGGTAAGGAATATTCGGCTCGAAACTGTTTTGAATCACAATCCTGACATGCGTATCGTTACATGAAATCTTTGTCTCAATCCAGACCGGATCCGTACTTTCGTACACCCCGTGCTTGATCGCATTTTCATAGAGCGGTTGCAGAATCATTGATGGAATCTTCACCTGAAGACACTCCTCTGTCACCTGGTACTCCGCCTTGAGTTTTTCCCCGAAACGTATCTTCTCTATATTAATGTATCGGGTGATATTCTCCATCTCCATCTTCAGGGAAGATAACGTACGGTGTCCTCCGGCAATGGAATAGCGCAGATATTCCGACAGGGAAACAATCATCTCACTGGCTTTATCGGGTTGAATCTGTGTCAGCCAGTTCACCGAATTGAGACTATTGAAAAGAAAATGCGGATTGATCTGTGACTTCAACATATCCAGTTCGCTGTCCTTCAGCATTTCGCGGAGTCGTGCTTCATTCTGGGCTTTTTCCTGCAACACGTCATAACTGATTCGCAAATAGTAGGCCATCAGGATAAGCAGATAGACCATGAATCCATAAATCAGACGTTGTGGGAAAAAGATGGAAAAATCAGGCGGATTATTCCAGAGAAGACCTATCAGGATAAAGACCACCGACTGCCAGATAAAAAGTATCATGATACACGAAGCAGTAAAGTCTAGTATCCGTTTGAACAGCGAGGTGGTATTGATGAGCGTATATTTTACAAAAAACCACATCGATAATCCCAGGATAAAAAAGACACTATTGGAAATCAGGCTCAATATGATTGCTGCCTCCAGCGTAAAATAGCCTCCCAATGCCATCGACCACACCTGCAATACCGTTGGAAATAGCCAGGCCGCAGAGTAGAAAGGAAATATCTTTTTATTTAAGAAGGGATGGCTCATACATAGCTCTTAATCTCGCCACCACCGAAGATGCAGGAAGCTTTTACGATAAGGATGCGCGTATTGTCTTTTTGTGCTTCCGAATAAGGACGTTTATCGGCAAAATCTCCGAAAATGGAGTCTTTCTTCAATTGTACATTCCAGTCGGAAGGAACAATGAGCGTGATTCCGCCGAAGATACAATTTACTTCGAGTTGATTTATGCCTTCTTCCAGTTTAGCATGAGTCAGGTCAAGTTCACTGCCACCAAAGATGCAATTAATCTCCCCACCGCGAAATACCATATCCTGGAATTTACGTTTGGATCCGCTGAAGATATTATTCTCCTCAATGACTCCATTTTTAATTTCACTGCCGGTATAGCCGGAGTCTAACTTGTGAAACGGATCTCTTTTAGGACCAAATGAAGTCTTCAGAATGATGACAACTCCGGCTGCAATAATCAGCACCGGCCAGTAAAGATTCGCAATCTGAGGGTCGATATAGCCAAGTTTTCGCATCAGGAAAAATCCACCGATAAGCGTCAAAATGGTGCCTCCAAAAATGGAACGGTTAAACATCTGGGTAACACCAATCACCACCAACAGCATGGGCCAGGAGAAGATTACCGGTCGATACGATTCATTCAGAAGTCCGGTATTGAAGCCAAGTAACAACAGACCGGCCACGATAACGACAACTCCGAAAAACAC
The Parabacteroides sp. FAFU027 DNA segment above includes these coding regions:
- a CDS encoding ABC transporter ATP-binding protein, with the translated sequence MLQTQNIIKQYANHRALDCVSVDVPEGCIYGLLGPNGAGKTTLIRIVNQIIAPDSGAVLLNGKPITPEDVRHIGYLPEERGLYKKMKVGEQALYLAQLKGMSQKEARKRIEYWFDRLEIDGWWNKKVEELSKGMQQKVQFVTTVVHEPKLLIFDEPFSGFDPVNAALLKREILELKKNGATIMLSTHNMNSVEELCDEITLIDRSKVVLQGKVEEIRNQFRSNIFRIIIRGENIEVSAGDPFTILQTNLRSGNLEVRLQKEENISVQQLIKMLIERYEVIAFEEELPGMEDIFIKVVNHPNE
- the thiM gene encoding hydroxyethylthiazole kinase, with protein sequence MTRADSIWSDVKKIRANAPLVQNITNYVVMNNTANALLAVGASPAMVHSVDEVEEMVAFAGALVVNIGTLSRHWIDGMEMAMVKAKELGKPIVFDPVAVGATQLRNEACETLIQKAAPAIIRGNGSEILALNKAASGGKGVDSTAAAEDAVGAAQAISKEFGSVVVISGQTDFIISGDQVAKVENGTPMMTRLTGMGCTATAICGAFAAINPDSFEAAINAMYVMGICGEQALAKSTGPGSFQVAFLDALYNLTLAGIQDAL
- a CDS encoding homocysteine S-methyltransferase family protein gives rise to the protein MKPTLVQLISEGKTLISDGAWGTFLQAKGMQPGECPEQWNIDHTEDVLDIARSYIAAGSDTIETNSFGGNRFKLANFGLSDKAFELNKKAAAISREAAGADKYVLGSVGPTGKMLIMGDVTEEELYEAFKEQCVALHEGGADAIVIETMTALDEASIAIKAARENTPCEVICTMTFDLLPTGEYRTMMGVSPTEMVAALKEAGAHIIGANCSNGIEGMIKITEEIRSVDAVIPVLIHANAGMPVCDNGCTVFPESPEMMANIAPKLAQAGANIIGGCCGTTPAHIHKLAEVLKK
- a CDS encoding LytR/AlgR family response regulator transcription factor, which codes for MPIRTLIVDDEAPARALLKHYLSSHSDIEVIGEAADGFEAFRLVKELQPELMLLDIRMPKLSGFELLELLENPPAVIFTTAFDEYAIKAFEANACDYLMKPFLRDRLDVALDKARLRLTSNAPAEESPVNKLLENGPLQEEKLQRVAVRSGQKIRIIPVNDVLYFESDGDYVLIHTAEGRFLKEKTMKFFESHLDERQFVRVHRSYIVNVEHIKGMELYEKDSWTLLLSNREYIKVSATGYKALKKVLNL
- a CDS encoding sensor histidine kinase gives rise to the protein MSHPFLNKKIFPFYSAAWLFPTVLQVWSMALGGYFTLEAAIILSLISNSVFFILGLSMWFFVKYTLINTTSLFKRILDFTASCIMILFIWQSVVFILIGLLWNNPPDFSIFFPQRLIYGFMVYLLILMAYYLRISYDVLQEKAQNEARLREMLKDSELDMLKSQINPHFLFNSLNSVNWLTQIQPDKASEMIVSLSEYLRYSIAGGHRTLSSLKMEMENITRYINIEKIRFGEKLKAEYQVTEECLQVKIPSMILQPLYENAIKHGVYESTDPVWIETKISCNDTHVRIVIQNSFEPNIPYQKGNGLGLNNVRQRLRLIYGETASLETEKKEQLFTATLLIPRICPSEH
- a CDS encoding LiaI-LiaF-like domain-containing protein, whose amino-acid sequence is MESQFRNEDPAPYGRFCAPPRHRHCVGSKVFFGVVVIVAGLLLLGFNTGLLNESYRPVIFSWPMLLVVIGVTQMFNRSIFGGTILTLIGGFFLMRKLGYIDPQIANLYWPVLIIAAGVVIILKTSFGPKRDPFHKLDSGYTGSEIKNGVIEENNIFSGSKRKFQDMVFRGGEINCIFGGSELDLTHAKLEEGINQLEVNCIFGGITLIVPSDWNVQLKKDSIFGDFADKRPYSEAQKDNTRILIVKASCIFGGGEIKSYV